In Paractinoplanes brasiliensis, the following proteins share a genomic window:
- a CDS encoding helix-turn-helix domain-containing protein produces MLDGSAQQTGNPLMPAAAGVRTIADLAQLLRDLRRRHARRGRDSPLTYREMAGRTGWSPTAIAEYFTAKTLPPTDRFDALVALLGATPAEQGALAEARDRVEENRRARQAGPGVTAPEAVQDPARPGSLFQLLRDQVEINARHAVDVYAREVDEYRSAGADSLTDVLDFAVFIRRRTLDLAAAERPLSDADLSVIASAGRRRAELGLSVPSQQKVLSLHTTAMLREVHDMSRPDHVNDLLRIVSWFGPQGIRARQAYLRGYMNGVDASQVLTTRTEFLARALLSDEPVEPILVGALDSPVAPRHLVSVLRFPPPAPPPEARDEASRALARRLVPVAWLAPDELVLLTPGVGEAVQARALDHVRLAVKTVGRPCQAATVDGRVGSLADSLTWAREASVVAPMEDRPARLHAIADLFVELSVTNVPRVDSWLRAVVQPLAVNPELVATLDALYLNDLDRTATATALNIQPGTVAHRLEHIRTLTGVDPISVSGVRLLSTAVARIRARGWT; encoded by the coding sequence GTGCTGGACGGATCAGCGCAGCAGACCGGCAACCCGTTGATGCCGGCCGCCGCCGGCGTCCGGACGATCGCCGACCTCGCTCAGTTGCTGCGGGATCTCCGGCGTCGACACGCCCGCCGCGGCCGCGACAGTCCGCTCACCTACCGGGAGATGGCCGGCCGCACCGGCTGGTCCCCGACGGCGATCGCCGAATACTTCACCGCGAAGACGCTGCCGCCCACCGACCGGTTCGACGCGCTGGTCGCTCTCCTCGGTGCCACTCCGGCCGAGCAGGGCGCCCTGGCCGAGGCGCGCGACCGGGTCGAGGAGAACCGCCGCGCGCGACAAGCCGGCCCCGGTGTTACCGCACCGGAGGCTGTGCAGGACCCAGCGCGTCCTGGCTCCCTGTTCCAGCTGTTGCGCGATCAGGTGGAGATCAACGCTCGGCACGCGGTCGACGTGTACGCGCGTGAAGTCGACGAATATCGCTCGGCCGGTGCCGACAGCTTGACCGACGTGCTGGACTTCGCTGTCTTCATCCGGCGACGCACCCTCGACCTCGCGGCGGCGGAGCGTCCGCTGAGCGACGCGGACCTGTCGGTGATCGCGTCGGCCGGTCGGCGCCGGGCCGAACTTGGCTTGTCCGTGCCGTCGCAGCAAAAGGTCCTCAGTCTGCACACCACGGCGATGCTGCGCGAGGTGCACGACATGTCGCGTCCCGATCACGTCAACGACCTGCTGCGGATTGTGAGCTGGTTCGGCCCGCAAGGCATACGCGCGCGGCAGGCGTACCTACGCGGCTACATGAACGGCGTGGACGCGTCTCAGGTGCTGACAACGCGCACTGAGTTCCTCGCGCGGGCGCTGCTCTCGGACGAACCGGTGGAGCCGATACTTGTCGGCGCGCTCGACTCCCCGGTGGCGCCGCGTCATCTCGTGTCAGTGCTTCGGTTTCCCCCGCCTGCTCCGCCGCCGGAAGCACGGGACGAGGCGTCACGGGCGTTGGCCCGCCGCCTGGTCCCGGTCGCATGGCTCGCTCCCGACGAACTGGTACTACTCACACCGGGCGTCGGTGAAGCGGTTCAGGCGCGGGCGCTGGACCATGTACGCCTGGCCGTGAAGACGGTCGGGCGCCCGTGCCAGGCCGCAACGGTCGACGGCAGGGTTGGAAGCCTCGCCGACAGCCTCACCTGGGCGCGGGAGGCCAGCGTTGTCGCCCCGATGGAGGACCGCCCCGCACGTCTGCACGCCATCGCGGATCTTTTCGTCGAGCTGTCCGTGACTAACGTCCCCAGGGTGGACTCGTGGCTTCGCGCGGTGGTGCAGCCGCTGGCCGTCAACCCGGAACTGGTAGCCACCCTCGACGCTCTTTATCTCAACGACCTGGACCGGACGGCGACAGCAACCGCACTCAACATCCAGCCCGGTACGGTGGCGCATCGCCTGGAACACATTCGAACATTGACTGGCGTCGACCCGATATCGGTGAGCGGTGTCCGGCTGCTTTCGACGGCGGTAGCGCGAATCCGTGCCCGCGGCTGGACCTGA
- a CDS encoding S1C family serine protease gives MEMEVLRPAGSERTPPTVGEPRPPNWWKRPDVRRRIALGVVVAWAVAITGVVLFRGGGDDPGARAGAPPSVAPSSDGPLTVPQVYQALRPSVVLIKATGSGQGADTGTGVIVNADGTILTAFHVVEGAKTITVSYADGTESPATVASQSPAQDIATLSPQKLPETLVPAVLGGGAGIGDAVVAVGNPLGLTATTTSGVVSGLERTLSRDEGGDIAGLIQFDAAVNPGSSGGPLINDQAQVIGIVVALANPTDDGTFIGIGFAVPIGSALGAGQGDGQNPPL, from the coding sequence ATGGAGATGGAGGTGCTCCGGCCCGCGGGCAGTGAGCGGACACCACCCACGGTTGGGGAGCCGCGGCCTCCGAACTGGTGGAAACGCCCGGACGTACGCCGAAGAATCGCCCTGGGCGTGGTCGTCGCATGGGCCGTGGCGATCACCGGAGTGGTGCTGTTCCGGGGCGGCGGCGACGACCCGGGGGCGCGGGCAGGCGCACCTCCCTCGGTTGCGCCGTCGTCGGACGGGCCGCTCACCGTCCCGCAGGTGTATCAGGCGCTGCGGCCCTCGGTGGTGCTGATCAAGGCGACCGGCAGCGGGCAGGGCGCCGACACGGGCACGGGCGTGATCGTCAACGCCGACGGCACCATCCTCACGGCGTTTCACGTCGTCGAGGGCGCCAAGACGATCACCGTCTCGTACGCCGATGGCACCGAGTCGCCGGCGACGGTCGCGTCGCAGAGCCCGGCGCAGGACATCGCCACCCTCAGCCCCCAGAAGCTGCCCGAGACCCTCGTGCCGGCCGTGCTCGGCGGTGGCGCCGGGATCGGGGACGCCGTCGTGGCCGTCGGCAACCCGCTCGGGCTCACCGCGACCACCACCAGCGGCGTCGTCTCGGGCCTCGAACGCACGCTCAGCCGCGACGAGGGCGGCGACATCGCGGGGCTCATCCAGTTCGACGCGGCGGTCAACCCGGGCAGCTCCGGCGGGCCGCTCATCAACGACCAGGCCCAGGTGATCGGAATCGTGGTCGCCCTCGCCAACCCGACCGACGACGGCACCTTCATCGGCATCGGCTTCGCCGTCCCGATCGGCTCCGCGCTCGGGGCCGGCCAGGGCGACGGCCAGAACCCACCGCTGTAA
- a CDS encoding AAA family ATPase gives MPARGAYNWTDAPPASAGPIEKVLYEVKKSIVGQDMLLERLLVALLARGHILVEGVPGLAKTLAVKSLAEAIGGDFHRVQFTPDLVPADIVGTRVYHQPTGEFQVQLGPVFTNLLLADEINRAPAKVQSALLEVMQERQVTIGRETHRVPNPFLVMATQNPIETEGTYPLPEAQTDRFMMKVLVGYPSATEEFVVVERALGPAAVIQRIIDPETLAGLQEEADRVYVDPSLIEFAVQLAHATRDPARIGLTDLARYVTFGASPRSSISLVLAARALAFIRGREYAVPEDLTDLVLDVMRHRLVLSYEALSDDVTADSILQKVLANVAIPEPAGRGR, from the coding sequence ATGCCGGCACGCGGCGCCTACAACTGGACCGACGCCCCGCCGGCCTCGGCCGGTCCCATCGAGAAGGTGCTCTACGAGGTCAAGAAGTCCATCGTGGGCCAGGACATGCTGCTCGAACGGCTGCTCGTGGCGTTGCTCGCGCGCGGGCACATCCTGGTCGAAGGCGTGCCCGGCCTGGCCAAGACGCTGGCGGTGAAGTCGCTGGCGGAGGCGATCGGCGGCGACTTCCACCGGGTGCAGTTCACGCCCGACCTGGTGCCGGCCGACATCGTGGGCACCCGCGTCTATCACCAGCCGACCGGCGAGTTCCAGGTGCAGCTCGGGCCGGTCTTCACCAACCTGCTGCTCGCCGACGAGATCAACCGCGCCCCGGCCAAGGTGCAGTCGGCGCTGCTCGAGGTCATGCAGGAACGGCAGGTGACGATCGGCCGCGAGACCCACCGGGTGCCCAACCCGTTCCTGGTCATGGCCACGCAGAACCCGATCGAGACCGAGGGCACCTATCCGCTGCCCGAGGCGCAGACCGACCGTTTCATGATGAAGGTGCTCGTCGGTTATCCCAGCGCGACCGAGGAGTTCGTCGTCGTCGAACGGGCGCTCGGCCCGGCCGCGGTCATCCAGCGCATCATCGACCCGGAGACGCTGGCAGGGCTGCAGGAGGAAGCCGATCGGGTGTACGTGGACCCGTCGCTGATCGAGTTCGCGGTGCAGCTCGCGCACGCCACCCGCGACCCGGCCCGCATCGGCCTGACCGACCTGGCCCGCTACGTGACCTTCGGAGCGAGCCCACGGTCGTCGATCAGCCTGGTGCTGGCCGCCCGGGCGCTCGCGTTCATCAGGGGACGTGAGTACGCCGTACCGGAGGATCTGACCGACCTTGTTCTGGATGTGATGCGACACCGGCTCGTGCTGTCGTACGAGGCGCTCTCGGACGATGTCACGGCCGACTCGATCCTGCAGAAGGTGCTGGCCAACGTGGCGATCCCGGAGCCGGCGGGCCGGGGCCGCTGA
- a CDS encoding DUF58 domain-containing protein encodes MASPSDRLLRRLEWRLGRRLDGRLQGNYRTVWHGAGVDFTDLRLYAAEDDVRHIDWNVTARLDEPHVRQYTEDRELTAWLVIDRSASMRFGSGAGKESTATELAVSIARLISRGGNRVGAILFDNLSHQVIPPRAGRDQVLRITRELLLPAPKAKPGRTTDLSEMLRLAAATTAKRRSLVFVMSDFIGEPGWDRPLARLNHRHEVVVIRVVDPAEVVLPDLGVILVEDAETGEQLLVDTSDPLLRDRLADQTAAREEELAAGMRRAGVGAQRVTTDQDLMAVLVDMVGRSGRRR; translated from the coding sequence ATGGCCTCCCCCTCGGACAGGCTGCTGCGGCGCCTCGAGTGGCGGCTCGGCCGTCGCCTCGACGGACGGTTGCAGGGCAATTACCGCACGGTGTGGCACGGCGCCGGCGTCGACTTCACCGACCTGCGGTTGTATGCGGCCGAGGACGACGTACGGCATATCGACTGGAACGTCACCGCGCGGCTCGACGAACCGCACGTGCGGCAGTACACCGAGGACCGCGAGCTCACCGCGTGGCTGGTGATCGACCGGTCCGCGTCCATGCGATTCGGGAGCGGCGCGGGCAAGGAGTCGACCGCCACCGAGCTGGCCGTGAGCATCGCGCGGCTGATCTCGCGGGGCGGCAACCGGGTCGGGGCGATCCTGTTCGACAACCTCAGCCACCAGGTGATCCCGCCGCGCGCCGGCCGCGACCAGGTCCTGCGGATCACCCGCGAGTTGCTGCTCCCCGCCCCCAAGGCCAAGCCGGGCCGCACCACCGACCTGTCGGAGATGCTCCGCCTGGCCGCGGCGACCACAGCGAAACGCCGCAGCCTGGTCTTCGTGATGAGCGACTTCATCGGCGAGCCCGGCTGGGACAGGCCGCTCGCCCGGCTCAACCACCGGCACGAGGTCGTGGTGATCCGCGTGGTCGACCCGGCCGAGGTCGTGCTCCCCGACTTGGGCGTGATCCTGGTCGAGGACGCCGAGACCGGCGAGCAGCTGCTGGTCGACACGAGTGACCCGTTGCTGCGGGACCGGCTGGCCGATCAGACGGCGGCCCGCGAGGAGGAGCTGGCCGCCGGCATGCGCCGGGCCGGAGTCGGCGCCCAGCGGGTCACCACCGATCAGGACCTGATGGCGGTGCTGGTCGACATGGTCGGCCGTTCGGGCCGGAGGCGTTGA
- a CDS encoding vWA domain-containing protein, translated as MSFLHPALLAVAVLVTVAAVAAYGNLQRRRTAAMRQAGFAPQNAWRRHLPYGLILLALPVLLVGLARPQAEVTTPRVSGTVLLAFDVSNSMRADDVAPSRLAAAQTAATRFVEEQPRTVDVGVLVFGDQALLTQAPTDDHDAALAAIGRLSAGGGTSLGQAILVGLGTITGKPVALPAEGAPAPDLGYWPSATIVVFSDGQETGGPDVGAAAELAAAAGVRIQAVGVGTERGGTVEVDGFQLGTALDASLLTAVAQTTGGAYLPAGDADTLTDTTKSIDLRLTAKKEPLELTAPFAGAALLLLMLGAVLGTRWHGRIV; from the coding sequence GTGAGCTTCCTCCATCCGGCCCTGCTCGCGGTCGCCGTGCTGGTCACGGTGGCGGCCGTGGCGGCGTACGGGAATCTGCAGAGGCGACGGACCGCGGCGATGCGCCAGGCCGGGTTCGCGCCCCAGAACGCGTGGCGCAGGCACCTCCCGTACGGGCTGATCCTGCTGGCTCTTCCGGTTCTGCTCGTGGGGCTGGCCCGGCCGCAGGCTGAGGTCACGACGCCGCGCGTGTCGGGGACCGTGCTGCTGGCGTTCGACGTGTCGAACAGTATGCGCGCCGACGACGTGGCGCCCTCCCGGCTCGCCGCGGCCCAGACGGCGGCGACCAGGTTCGTCGAGGAGCAGCCGCGCACGGTCGACGTGGGGGTGCTCGTCTTCGGCGACCAGGCGCTGTTGACCCAGGCCCCGACCGACGACCACGACGCCGCGCTGGCGGCGATCGGGCGGCTGTCGGCCGGCGGCGGCACCTCGCTCGGGCAGGCCATTCTGGTCGGGCTGGGCACGATCACCGGCAAGCCGGTCGCGCTGCCCGCGGAGGGCGCGCCCGCGCCTGATCTGGGCTACTGGCCGTCGGCGACGATCGTGGTGTTCTCCGACGGGCAGGAGACCGGCGGGCCCGACGTCGGGGCGGCCGCCGAGCTGGCCGCGGCCGCGGGCGTACGCATCCAGGCCGTGGGCGTGGGAACCGAGCGCGGCGGAACCGTTGAGGTGGACGGGTTCCAGCTCGGCACGGCGCTTGACGCGTCGCTGCTCACGGCCGTGGCGCAGACGACCGGGGGCGCGTACCTGCCGGCCGGCGACGCGGACACGCTGACCGACACCACCAAGTCGATCGACCTGCGGCTGACCGCCAAGAAGGAGCCGCTCGAACTGACCGCGCCGTTCGCCGGCGCCGCCCTGCTGCTGCTCATGCTGGGCGCCGTGCTCGGCACCCGCTGGCACGGAAGGATCGTCTGA
- a CDS encoding VWA domain-containing protein, whose product MSFSWPWALTALLAVPLLLAIRWWLNRRRKRSAVTVSSVALIRAALPGRTSWRRRIPVVLFLAGLLSLGFALGRPEASVSVPSNSTSVLLAIDVSGSMCSTDVQPNRFTVATDAARDFIREQQDGTRIGLVAFSGIAGLLVAPTTDKDSLLDAIDTLRTARGTAIGQAILTSIDAIAESNPRVAKTGVDLSTPPGQPGDFEPDTIVVLTDGSNTTGVDPVTAAEQAAARRVRVYTIGFGTTQPAPMVCTADQIGGDSPFGGGRAWGGGRGGGPNLQIDEEALTQVADTTGGRYFRAEDADQLVDVLTDLPREFNLREQEVEVTFWFVLAASLFVVTAVGLSLWWNRPASYKPPSK is encoded by the coding sequence ATGTCGTTCAGCTGGCCGTGGGCCCTGACCGCCTTGCTCGCGGTTCCGCTGCTGCTGGCGATCCGCTGGTGGCTCAACCGCCGGCGCAAGCGTTCGGCGGTCACGGTGTCGAGCGTGGCGCTGATCCGGGCCGCGCTGCCGGGCCGTACGTCGTGGCGCCGCCGCATCCCGGTCGTCCTGTTCCTGGCCGGGTTGCTGTCGCTCGGGTTCGCGCTGGGCCGGCCCGAGGCGTCGGTGTCGGTGCCGTCGAACAGCACGTCGGTGCTGCTGGCGATCGACGTGTCGGGGTCGATGTGCTCGACCGATGTACAGCCCAACCGATTCACGGTGGCGACCGACGCGGCCCGGGACTTCATCCGCGAACAACAGGACGGCACCCGGATCGGGCTGGTCGCGTTCTCCGGCATCGCGGGCCTGCTGGTCGCGCCGACCACCGACAAGGATTCACTGCTCGACGCCATCGACACCCTGCGGACAGCCCGGGGAACGGCCATCGGCCAGGCGATCCTGACGTCGATCGACGCGATCGCGGAGAGCAACCCGCGGGTCGCCAAGACGGGCGTCGACCTGAGCACCCCGCCGGGGCAGCCGGGTGACTTCGAGCCGGACACGATCGTCGTGCTCACCGACGGCTCGAACACCACCGGCGTCGACCCGGTGACCGCGGCCGAGCAGGCAGCGGCCCGGCGGGTGCGCGTCTACACGATCGGCTTCGGCACCACCCAGCCGGCGCCGATGGTGTGCACGGCCGACCAGATCGGCGGCGACTCCCCGTTCGGCGGCGGCCGGGCATGGGGCGGTGGTCGCGGCGGCGGGCCCAACCTGCAGATCGACGAGGAGGCGCTGACCCAGGTGGCCGACACGACCGGCGGGCGTTACTTCCGGGCCGAGGACGCCGACCAGCTGGTGGACGTCCTGACCGACCTGCCGCGCGAGTTCAACCTGCGCGAGCAGGAGGTCGAGGTCACGTTCTGGTTCGTCCTGGCGGCGTCCCTGTTCGTCGTGACAGCGGTCGGCCTCAGCCTCTGGTGGAACCGGCCGGCGTCCTACAAGCCGCCCTCCAAGTAG
- a CDS encoding NUDIX domain-containing protein, translating to MTLGDFWTHLPTKLVGAGALLTDDAGRFLVVEPTYKDNWEIPGGVVEAGESPRTGVQRELLEELGLVVPVTDLLVIDWSPPRPDQPGRPDGLMLVFDAGVLPAEQAERITLPADELKSHRWCTGAEAATLLSPPLARRMTAAQRARAAGHPLYLEGGL from the coding sequence ATGACATTGGGTGATTTCTGGACCCATCTGCCCACGAAGCTGGTCGGCGCCGGCGCGCTGCTCACCGACGACGCCGGCCGGTTCCTCGTGGTCGAGCCCACGTACAAGGACAACTGGGAGATTCCGGGTGGGGTGGTCGAGGCTGGCGAGTCCCCGCGTACGGGCGTCCAGCGTGAACTGCTGGAAGAGCTCGGCCTGGTCGTACCCGTGACCGACCTGCTGGTCATCGACTGGTCACCGCCCCGCCCCGACCAGCCCGGCCGCCCCGACGGGCTGATGCTGGTCTTCGACGCCGGCGTGCTGCCCGCCGAGCAGGCCGAGCGCATCACACTGCCCGCCGACGAGCTGAAGAGCCATCGCTGGTGCACCGGCGCCGAGGCCGCCACGCTGCTCTCGCCGCCGCTGGCCCGTCGCATGACCGCCGCCCAGCGGGCCCGCGCCGCCGGCCATCCCCTCTACTTGGAGGGCGGCTTGTAG
- a CDS encoding nucleotide pyrophosphohydrolase — MASSLGELTEHVRAFAREREWERFHTPKNLAMALGGEVGELLAELQWLTPEQASAVMSDPELGPRVRAEIGDVTIYLVRLADVLGIDLVEAAVEKLEEAGRRYPVEAARGSARGIPSSHDIG, encoded by the coding sequence GTGGCTTCTTCTCTTGGTGAGCTGACCGAACACGTACGTGCCTTTGCCCGGGAGCGGGAGTGGGAACGCTTTCACACGCCCAAGAATCTGGCCATGGCCCTCGGCGGCGAGGTGGGGGAGTTGTTGGCCGAGCTGCAATGGCTCACCCCCGAACAGGCGAGCGCGGTGATGAGCGACCCTGAGCTCGGGCCACGGGTGCGCGCCGAGATCGGGGACGTGACCATCTACCTCGTACGGCTGGCCGACGTGCTCGGCATCGACCTGGTCGAGGCGGCGGTGGAAAAGCTGGAGGAGGCGGGCCGGCGCTACCCCGTGGAAGCAGCCCGCGGTTCGGCCCGGGGGATACCGTCGTCCCATGACATTGGGTGA
- a CDS encoding RNA polymerase sigma factor — protein MNAVEGSAALTPAPDGTEGPEADAERLAAQHKQEFEGFAKKSYHQAERVLRAGCSDRQTVEDALHDAYLHARVKWEKLRDYDKPIGWVIKTARNKILKEHTRSRREAATAPHELPATSTADVADSHGAQDALNRWLQRIPPRHAEVFQMTQEVFTDQQIADTLGIAERSVHHYRALALKRLRELAAADGFTTPCRSPREGGDRGPR, from the coding sequence GTGAACGCGGTGGAGGGTTCGGCCGCCCTGACTCCGGCACCCGACGGGACGGAGGGACCGGAAGCCGACGCCGAGCGCCTTGCGGCACAGCACAAGCAGGAGTTCGAGGGCTTCGCCAAGAAGAGCTATCACCAGGCCGAGCGGGTCCTTCGAGCCGGCTGCTCCGATCGGCAGACTGTCGAGGACGCCCTTCACGACGCCTACCTGCACGCACGCGTGAAGTGGGAGAAGCTGCGGGACTACGACAAGCCGATCGGGTGGGTGATCAAGACCGCGCGGAACAAGATACTCAAGGAGCACACGCGCAGTCGTCGCGAGGCCGCAACGGCGCCGCACGAGCTACCGGCGACGTCGACCGCCGATGTCGCCGACTCCCACGGGGCTCAGGATGCCCTCAACCGCTGGCTGCAGCGCATTCCCCCTCGCCACGCCGAGGTCTTTCAGATGACGCAGGAGGTCTTTACCGACCAGCAGATCGCCGACACGCTCGGTATCGCCGAGCGCAGCGTCCACCACTACCGAGCCCTTGCCTTGAAGCGCCTGCGCGAGCTGGCCGCGGCGGACGGGTTCACCACACCGTGCCGGAGCCCGCGCGAAGGAGGCGACCGTGGACCTCGATGA
- a CDS encoding EAL domain-containing protein codes for MDLDDILALAKSHEPSPLELARARRVARAAEVAYRSAVAEGHEIVVDTDVAESAAEDHDESARIARAAQLAQLGVITLTIGSGRSNRFDHLALSDQMAMILGRAPGALHPTPQSLLDMIHPSDLESFQHAVETAWKRCEPDELTFRVFQANGGVCYLHCHIEVFDKGESPVGVILTGEDVTVLELARQERARLAIRSQMLCDDVAAADLVTGLPTRGYFIDEVDRARRTGGGAVAVVAAEPATRLPAKGSDADHDRLAASIARLLRTAAGTDVTCGLAGPGLWGVLLPGADGQSAEVMAYEVVDTFRRYLFACARGTVRLNAWAGVVRFEAGRTDTGFDLLIDGEEAARAARRRGAAVHVLEEPVAAEVRTEQCRASVRETVAKDRFALFAQPIVDLALNKVTRHEILLRVRDEAGGHKAPWAFLDMAERVGEILTVDRWVIDHALQLIGQSAQTSHYQINVSGQSLSDPGLLGYVSEAIRRHNVRPECLTFEITETALLENRNAALAFATGIRLVGCRLAFDDFGTGNAALASLKHFPVDLVKIDGTFVVGLRESPTDQAFVSTLVSLCHALGIQVAAEFVQDEATLALLTRYGVDFAQGYECGRPTPLAAGLCHKGESIELELRLPEQRLASG; via the coding sequence GTGGACCTCGATGACATCCTGGCGCTTGCCAAGTCACATGAGCCAAGCCCGCTGGAGCTGGCCCGCGCCCGCCGCGTGGCCCGGGCCGCCGAGGTCGCCTACCGTTCAGCGGTAGCCGAGGGACACGAGATTGTCGTCGACACGGACGTGGCCGAGTCCGCCGCCGAAGACCACGACGAGTCCGCGCGGATCGCCCGTGCCGCGCAGTTGGCTCAGCTGGGTGTCATCACACTGACCATCGGCTCCGGGCGTAGCAACCGGTTCGACCACCTCGCCCTGTCGGACCAGATGGCGATGATTCTCGGACGCGCACCGGGAGCACTTCATCCGACTCCGCAGTCGCTTCTCGACATGATCCATCCCTCGGACCTCGAGTCCTTCCAGCATGCGGTCGAAACGGCATGGAAGAGGTGTGAGCCGGATGAGCTCACCTTCCGGGTGTTCCAGGCGAACGGTGGGGTCTGCTACCTGCACTGTCACATCGAGGTCTTCGACAAGGGCGAGTCGCCGGTCGGGGTCATCCTGACCGGCGAGGATGTGACGGTTCTCGAACTCGCCCGTCAGGAACGTGCCCGGCTCGCCATCCGCAGCCAGATGCTCTGTGACGACGTCGCGGCCGCGGACCTCGTCACCGGTCTGCCGACTCGTGGCTACTTCATCGACGAGGTCGACCGAGCCCGCCGCACGGGAGGCGGCGCTGTCGCCGTCGTGGCGGCCGAGCCTGCCACTCGCTTGCCGGCCAAGGGCAGCGATGCTGATCACGATCGGCTGGCGGCTTCCATCGCCCGGCTCTTGCGCACCGCCGCAGGAACGGACGTGACATGCGGTCTGGCCGGTCCTGGACTCTGGGGAGTACTGCTCCCGGGGGCCGACGGGCAGTCCGCGGAGGTCATGGCGTACGAGGTGGTGGACACCTTCCGGCGTTACCTGTTCGCCTGCGCGCGGGGAACGGTGCGTCTCAACGCTTGGGCCGGAGTGGTGCGCTTCGAGGCGGGACGCACAGACACCGGCTTCGACCTGCTGATCGACGGCGAGGAGGCCGCGCGCGCGGCTCGTCGCAGAGGCGCGGCCGTTCACGTTCTCGAAGAACCCGTCGCGGCTGAGGTGCGGACAGAACAGTGCCGAGCCTCGGTGCGGGAGACGGTGGCGAAGGATCGGTTCGCGCTGTTCGCGCAGCCCATCGTCGACCTTGCGTTGAACAAGGTCACCCGGCATGAGATCCTCCTGCGGGTACGGGACGAGGCAGGCGGGCACAAGGCGCCCTGGGCCTTTCTCGACATGGCTGAACGCGTTGGCGAGATCCTCACTGTCGACCGGTGGGTCATCGATCATGCGTTGCAGCTCATCGGTCAGAGCGCGCAGACGTCGCACTATCAGATCAACGTCTCCGGTCAGTCCCTGTCCGACCCCGGCCTACTGGGTTATGTGTCAGAGGCGATCCGCCGTCACAACGTGCGGCCCGAGTGCCTGACCTTTGAGATCACCGAGACCGCGCTCCTTGAGAACCGCAATGCGGCTCTGGCTTTCGCCACGGGGATCCGGCTGGTGGGTTGCCGGCTGGCATTCGACGACTTCGGCACCGGCAACGCCGCTCTCGCCTCGCTCAAGCACTTCCCCGTCGACCTCGTCAAGATCGACGGAACGTTCGTAGTCGGTCTTCGGGAGTCGCCGACCGATCAGGCGTTCGTGTCGACGCTGGTGAGCCTGTGCCATGCGCTTGGGATCCAGGTGGCCGCCGAATTCGTTCAGGACGAGGCGACCCTCGCACTTCTTACGCGCTACGGCGTGGATTTCGCGCAGGGCTACGAGTGTGGGCGGCCTACGCCGTTGGCGGCAGGCCTGTGTCACAAGGGTGAGTCGATCGAGCTGGAGCTGCGCCTCCCGGAGCAACGACTTGCCTCTGGCTAG